One window from the genome of Dermochelys coriacea isolate rDerCor1 chromosome 19, rDerCor1.pri.v4, whole genome shotgun sequence encodes:
- the HNRNPR gene encoding heterogeneous nuclear ribonucleoprotein R isoform X3 produces the protein MKTYRQREKQGSKVQESTKGPDEAKIKALLERTGYTLDVTTGQRKYGGPPPDTVYSGIQPGIGTEVFVGKIPRDLYEDELVPLFEKAGPIWDLRLMMDPLSGQNRGYAFITFCGKDSAQEAVKLCDNYEIRPGKHLGVCISVANNRLFVGSIPKNKTKENILEEFSKVTEGLVDVILYHQPDDKKKNRGFCFLEYEDHKSAAQARRRLMSGKVKVWGNVVTVEWADPVEEPDPEVMAKVKVLFVRNLATTVTEEILEKSFSEFGKLERVKKLKDYAFVHFEDRGAAVKAMNEMNGKEIEGEEIEIVLAKPPDKKRKERQAARQASRSTAYEDYYYYPPPRMPPPIRGRGRGGRGGYGYPPDYYGYEDYYDDYYGYDYHDYRGGYEDPYYGYDDGYAIRGRGGGGRGGRGAPPPPRGRGAPPPRGRAGYSQRGAPMGPPRGARGGRGGPAQQQRGRGARGARGNRGGNVGGKRKADGYNQPDSKRRQTNNQQNWGSQPIAQQPLQQGGDYAGNYGYNNDNQEFYQDTYGQQWK, from the exons ATGAAGACctacaggcagagagagaaacaaggaaGCAAAGTACAAGAGTCAACAAAGGGACCAGATGAAGCAAAGATTAAG GCTTTGCTAGAGAGGACTGGTTATACTCTAGATGTGACCACGGGACAGAGAAAATATGGGGGCCCTCCTCCAGACACTGTCTACTCAGGCATTCAGCCTGGTATTGGAACAGAG gTTTTTGTTGGCAAGATTCCCAGAGACTTGTATGAGGATGAATTGGTGCCACTCTTTGAGAAGGCTGGTCCAATTTGGGATCTGCGCCTCATGATGGATCCTCTGTCTGGTCAGAACAGAGGTTATGCTTTTATTACCTTCTGTGGCAAAGACTCGGCACAAGAAGCAGTCAAACTG TGTGACAACTATGAAATCCGTCCTGGGAAACACCTTGGAGTGTGCATCTCTGTGGCGAACAACAGACTGTTTGTTGGATCAATTCCAAAGAACAAGACCAAGGAAAACATATTGGAAGAGTTCAGTAAAGTCACAG AGGGTTTGGTGGATGTAATCCTTTATCATCAACCTGATGATAAGAAAAAGAACCGGGGATTCTGCTTCCTGGAATATGAAGATCACAAGTCTGCAGCACAAGCTCGACGTCGGTTGATGAGTGGAAAAGTAAAAGTCTGGGGAAATGTTGTGACTGTGGAATGGGCTGACCCTGTAGAGGAACCAGATCCAGAAGTCATGGCAAAG gTTAAAGTTTTGTTTGTGAGGAATTTAGccactacagtgacagaagaaaTCCTAgaaaaatccttttcagagtttgGAAAGCTGGAAAGAGTGAAGAAACTAAAGGATTATGCTTTTGTTCACTTTGAGGATAGAGGTGCGGCAGTAAAG GCCATGAATGAAATGAATGGAAAAGAGATAGAGGGGGAAGAAATTGAAATAGTGTTAGCTAAACCACCagataaaaaaaggaaagaacgCCAGGCTGCCAGACAAGCCTCCAGAAGCACTGC gTATGAAGACTATTATTACTACCCTCCACCTCGTATGCCACCTCCTATTAGAGGCAGAGGTCGTGGAGGGAGAGGTGGATATGGCTATCCCCCAGATTACTATGGCTATGAAGattattatgatgattattaTGGTTACGACTATCATGACTACCGTGGTGGCTATGAAGATCCCTATTATGGCTATGATGATGGCTATGCTataagaggaagaggaggaggaggaaggggtgggagagGTGCTCCACCACCACCTAGGGGGCGGGGAGCACCACCACCAAGAGGTAGAGCTGGCTATTCACAGAGGGGGGCACCCATGGGACCACCAAGAGGAGccaggggtgggagagggggtccTGCACAGCAGCAGAGAGGACGTGGTGCTCGTGGAGCCAGGGGCAACCGTGGGGGCAACGTAGGAGGCAAGAGAAAGGCAGATGGGTACAACCAACCTGATTCCAAGCGCCGCCAGACCAACAACCAGCAGAACTGGGGTTCCCAACCCATCGCTCAGCAGCCGCTCCAGCAAGGTGGTGACTATGCCGGTAACTATGGTTACAATAATGACAACCAGGAATTTTATCAGGATACTTATGGGCAACAGTGGAAGTAG